A single genomic interval of Koleobacter methoxysyntrophicus harbors:
- a CDS encoding ABC transporter ATP-binding protein produces the protein MPHFHSHHDEGDIGKAYDSRLMKRLLSYARPFWGWMVIAIFLLLAITGTELVRPYLVKMAIDNYITAYDRPLIAVKDKIIPGREVIKFRGLELIRENYTDHQLPGERYQLIQEKGDYILIHGVIDRKGDYTVIKSGDNYTFISPEGIKFPGTKVTREELKELRKGDIKGLINTGIIYFGIISLGFFLGYLQIFILQYTGQKIIHNLRAEVFTHLQRLSLSFFDKNPVGRLVTRVTNDIETLNEMYTSVLVNLFKDIFLLSGIIIVMLRMNTRLALISFSVIPFIFISTFYFRKLAREAYRLVRVKLAKINAFLSENISGITIVQVFNREAEKNMEFERINREHLEANKKHLLVYAVFRPVIEFLQSLALALIIWYGGGKLLSGELTFGIVYAFITYINQFFHPINELTEKYNILQSAMASSERIFLLLDQKEDIKNPTNPKPLTNIKGEIEFKHVWFAYNEGEWVLKDVSFRINPGETVAIVGATGAGKTSIINLINRFYDVQKGEILIDGINIKDVKKEDLRKYIGIVLQDVFLFTGDIKSNIRLRNPKITDEEVVRAAEYVNAHKFIESLPKKYDEDVKERGATLSSGQRQLLAFARALAFNPAILVLDEATSNIDTETEILIQEALSRLIKGRTTIIIAHRLSTIQKADKIIVLHKGRIREMGTHQELLAKHGIYYNLYRLQYKEDFNGK, from the coding sequence ATGCCCCATTTTCACTCCCATCATGATGAAGGTGATATTGGAAAAGCCTATGATTCGAGATTAATGAAAAGATTACTTTCCTATGCCCGGCCTTTCTGGGGATGGATGGTAATTGCCATTTTTCTTCTGCTGGCTATCACAGGAACCGAACTGGTAAGACCCTATCTCGTAAAAATGGCTATTGATAATTACATAACTGCCTATGACAGACCTTTAATTGCCGTTAAAGACAAAATAATACCCGGTCGGGAGGTTATTAAGTTTCGCGGACTGGAACTGATAAGGGAAAACTATACCGATCATCAGCTGCCCGGTGAAAGGTATCAGCTCATACAGGAAAAAGGGGATTACATCCTTATTCATGGGGTAATCGACAGGAAAGGGGATTACACCGTTATAAAATCAGGGGATAACTATACGTTTATTTCCCCTGAGGGCATCAAATTTCCCGGCACAAAGGTTACACGGGAGGAACTAAAAGAACTCCGCAAAGGGGATATAAAGGGTTTAATAAATACAGGTATAATCTATTTCGGTATTATCAGCCTGGGTTTTTTCTTGGGGTATCTCCAGATCTTTATCCTTCAGTATACCGGTCAGAAAATTATACATAATTTAAGGGCTGAGGTCTTTACCCATCTCCAGAGGTTATCCCTTTCCTTTTTTGACAAAAACCCGGTAGGCCGCCTGGTTACAAGGGTTACAAATGACATCGAGACGTTAAATGAGATGTACACAAGTGTTCTGGTTAATCTCTTTAAGGATATATTCCTGCTTTCAGGCATAATCATAGTAATGCTGAGAATGAATACACGTCTTGCCCTTATCAGCTTTTCCGTAATACCCTTCATATTCATCTCCACCTTTTATTTCAGGAAGCTGGCTAGAGAAGCCTACCGGCTCGTAAGGGTGAAGCTGGCAAAGATAAATGCCTTTCTTTCTGAAAATATTTCGGGAATAACTATTGTGCAGGTATTCAACAGGGAAGCGGAAAAAAACATGGAATTTGAACGGATTAACCGGGAACACCTAGAGGCGAATAAGAAACATCTGCTGGTATACGCCGTTTTCAGGCCTGTTATCGAATTCCTCCAATCGCTGGCTCTTGCCCTCATTATCTGGTACGGGGGTGGTAAGCTGCTTTCCGGAGAGCTCACTTTCGGAATCGTATATGCCTTTATAACCTATATAAATCAGTTTTTCCATCCGATAAATGAACTTACCGAAAAATATAACATCCTTCAGTCTGCCATGGCATCGTCGGAAAGAATCTTTCTTCTGTTAGACCAAAAAGAGGATATAAAGAATCCGACAAATCCAAAGCCCCTGACCAATATAAAGGGCGAGATAGAATTCAAACATGTTTGGTTTGCCTATAATGAAGGGGAATGGGTGCTAAAGGACGTCAGTTTTAGAATAAATCCCGGTGAAACCGTAGCAATAGTAGGCGCGACCGGAGCAGGTAAGACATCAATAATAAACCTCATCAACAGATTCTACGATGTGCAAAAAGGGGAAATCCTTATAGACGGCATTAACATAAAGGATGTTAAAAAAGAGGACCTGAGAAAATACATTGGAATAGTTCTCCAGGATGTGTTCTTGTTTACAGGGGATATTAAATCCAATATCCGTTTGAGAAATCCCAAAATCACCGATGAAGAAGTAGTAAGGGCAGCTGAATACGTAAATGCCCATAAATTCATTGAAAGCCTTCCAAAAAAATATGATGAGGATGTAAAAGAAAGGGGAGCAACCCTTTCGTCGGGTCAGAGACAGCTTTTGGCCTTTGCAAGGGCCCTGGCCTTTAATCCGGCTATTCTGGTTCTGGACGAAGCCACATCGAACATTGATACTGAGACGGAAATACTCATCCAGGAGGCATTATCCCGCCTAATTAAAGGCAGGACAACTATAATAATCGCCCACCGTCTTTCGACCATACAGAAAGCAGATAAGATAATTGTTCTCCATAAAGGGCGGATCCGAGAAATGGGAACCCATCAAGAACTCCTGGCCAAACATGGTATATATTACAATCTCTACAGGTTGCAATATAAAGAAGATTTTAATGGCAAATAA
- a CDS encoding B12-binding domain-containing radical SAM protein, whose product MLKILLSTLNAKFIHSSLALRYLKSWCKEYLNNKGLEIHIEEFTINDNPEKILGEIYRNSPDILAFSCYIWNFPKILEIAGNFKKIMPETVIIMGGPEVSFDPEEVMRKNPFIDYIISGEGERSFERLLRNFIGEQQDICDIPGLTHRIGNEIITNPGFGITQNLDEIPSPYTGDLKYFKDRIVYFETSRGCPFNCQYCLSSTLKGVRFFSMSRVKADLLTLIRAGVKQVKFVDRTFNCDRERAVEIWKFLLDNGRGINFHFEICADLLDEDMIRFLNEVPVGLFQFEIGVQSTNRRTNDIISRRMDFDRVACAVKRISSYKNIHQHLDLIAGLPEEDYNTFKKSFNNVYELKPERLQLGFLKLLKGSGLRKRAGEFGYIFTENPPYEVLGNRVMKYEDILKLKMIEDLVEKYSNTHRFDITLDYVIESYFNTPFDFYESFARYWEENKLYRVSHSNEALYRILYDFCKCREIRNLDLIKDLLKFDYMLCQRYPKIPGWFNLYSIENFRDRCFEFLGNERNIESHLPHYKGLSPKEIIKRVNFEIFGYDITGYEKQKRISRGITVVLFDYFDRGKIIKRADYYKINLPELNKKAR is encoded by the coding sequence AATAAATGACAATCCTGAAAAGATACTGGGTGAGATTTACAGAAATTCACCCGATATCCTGGCCTTTTCCTGCTATATATGGAACTTTCCTAAAATCCTTGAGATAGCGGGGAATTTCAAGAAAATAATGCCCGAAACCGTAATAATCATGGGCGGGCCCGAGGTTTCCTTTGACCCTGAAGAGGTCATGCGGAAAAACCCTTTTATTGATTACATTATTTCAGGGGAAGGAGAACGGTCTTTCGAAAGGCTGCTGAGGAATTTCATTGGGGAACAGCAGGATATATGCGATATTCCCGGCCTAACACACAGAATAGGAAATGAAATTATTACAAACCCCGGTTTTGGTATTACCCAGAATCTGGATGAAATCCCTTCGCCCTATACCGGTGATTTAAAATATTTCAAGGATAGGATAGTATACTTCGAAACTTCACGGGGGTGTCCTTTCAACTGCCAGTACTGTCTTTCATCCACGCTCAAAGGTGTAAGATTTTTTTCTATGTCCAGGGTAAAAGCAGACTTATTGACCCTTATAAGGGCAGGAGTGAAACAGGTAAAATTTGTTGACAGGACCTTTAACTGTGACAGGGAAAGGGCTGTAGAGATATGGAAATTCCTCCTTGACAACGGGAGGGGAATCAATTTTCATTTTGAAATTTGTGCTGACCTTCTAGATGAGGATATGATAAGGTTTTTAAACGAGGTTCCCGTAGGGCTTTTTCAGTTTGAAATAGGTGTTCAGTCAACAAATAGAAGGACCAATGACATAATCAGCAGGAGAATGGATTTCGACAGGGTAGCTTGTGCTGTTAAACGGATTTCCTCATATAAGAATATACACCAGCATCTGGACCTTATCGCAGGCCTTCCCGAAGAGGATTATAATACTTTCAAAAAATCCTTCAATAATGTCTATGAACTTAAACCGGAGAGGCTGCAGCTGGGATTTCTAAAACTTCTCAAGGGGTCGGGATTGAGGAAAAGGGCCGGGGAATTCGGTTATATTTTTACAGAAAACCCCCCTTATGAAGTCCTGGGTAATAGGGTAATGAAATACGAGGATATTCTAAAACTCAAAATGATAGAAGATCTTGTGGAAAAATATTCCAATACCCATAGATTTGATATAACACTGGATTATGTTATTGAATCATATTTCAATACGCCTTTTGATTTTTATGAAAGTTTTGCCCGCTATTGGGAGGAAAACAAATTATACAGGGTTTCCCACAGCAATGAAGCCCTATACAGAATTCTCTATGATTTTTGTAAATGCCGTGAGATTAGAAACCTGGATCTAATAAAAGACCTGCTGAAATTCGATTACATGCTGTGTCAGCGTTATCCAAAAATCCCTGGGTGGTTTAACCTGTATTCTATTGAAAATTTCAGGGATAGGTGTTTTGAATTTCTGGGAAATGAAAGAAATATTGAAAGTCATCTGCCCCATTACAAAGGGCTTTCTCCGAAAGAGATAATAAAGAGGGTCAACTTCGAAATATTTGGGTATGACATAACGGGTTATGAGAAACAGAAACGGATCAGCAGAGGGATTACAGTGGTCCTGTTTGATTATTTTGACAGGGGAAAGATAATAAAAAGGGCTGATTACTATAAAATAAACCTGCCGGAGCTTAATAAAAAAGCCCGTTGA